The sequence GAGTAACAAGGAGATTGCCACAGAACTTAACATCGCCTTGCATACGGTCAAAAGCCATGTCCATAATGTATTGGATAAACTGGCTCTCCATACCCGGCTGGAGCTGGCCAGCTTTGCGCTTACCGAGGGCATGGTCAGAAAATCGCGCAACTCGAACTCGAAGATAAAATCAAAGCACCTCAATCCTAAGGACTAATCCTCTTTTCAATCCTTCGACCGATTGACAACACCGTCCGAATATCATACTTTTAATGCCGAGTATAATGATTTGCTCCGGCAAAGATTATCGATTAAGGAGTATAATCGTCGAATTTCAGTAATTTCTCGGGTGCGGGGTGAATTCTGTCGATCGGATCATAATTGTCCGGTCACATATTCCGGTCCGTACCGGATTTTTGTATTCGTGGAATTGAGGTCCGATGCGCAAGCTGAAAATCGGGATTATCGACCTGGTCGCTAAAGCTCCGACGCGGACTCTCTGGATGCGCGTCATGGGTGCCAATTTCGTCAGCATCATGCCTCAGGTCATCGCCGCCTGGTGTGAAGGTCAGGGCCATGAAGTCACGCTGGTTACCTATACCGGCCGGGAAAATCTCGTCAAAGAATTACCGGAAAATGTGGACTTGGTTTTTATCAGTTCCTTCACCGAGGCCGCCTTGCTGGCCTATGCCCTCAGCAATCTGTTTCAATCTCGAGGTGCGGTCACTGCCCTTGGGGGCCCTCACGCCCGCTGCTATCCCCAGGATGCCCAGAAGTACTTCGACTATGTGTTGGGATTCACCGATGAAAATCTAATCATGGAAATCCTGCGTGATTGTACCCGACAGCAGCCCTTTGGTTTGCATCTCTCGGCCGATCACCATCCGGTTCGGTTGCCGGGTGTGAGGGAGCGATGGAAATTCATAGAGCGGACTCTCCGCAAGGCACCCTTTATCAAAATAGTCCCTCTCCTGAGCAGTCTGGGTTGCCCGTATACCTGTGACTTCTGTATCGACTCCACCGTCCCTTATCAGCCATTGGCTATGGACGCTTTGAAAGAAGACCTGCGTTTTCTGCTTGGTAAATTCAAGCGTCCCCGGGTGGCGTGGCATGATCCGAATTTCGGGGTTCGCTTTGATCAATGTATGACGGCCATAGAGGAAGTAGTTCCACCGGGCCGCATCGACTTCATCGCTGAATCAACCCTGTCACTGCTTTCCGAGGCCCGTGTAAAACGACTGAAGCATAATGGCTTCAAGGCCTTATTACCGGGTATCGAATCATGGTTCGAGATGGGGAAAAAGTCGAAAACAGGAAATAATACGGGAATGGACAAAGTTAAAATGGTCGCTGATCATGTCAACATGATCCTGCGATATATCCCCTATGTCCAGACCAATCACATTTTCGGACTCGATGGTGATGAGGGATCGGAACCGTTCGAGCTTACCAAGCGATTCCTGGACCTCAGTCCGGGGGCTTTTCCCGCTTATTCGATGCTTTCGGCCTTTGGCCAGGCGGCTCCGCTCAACCTGAAATTCCAGCAGGCAAATCGAGTCCTGCCGTTTCCCTTTCACTTCCTCAGCAACATCCAGATGAATATTAAACCGAAAAATTATTCCTGGTCGGAGTTTTATGATCATATTATCGATGTCACGAAATACTCGTATTCCACCCGTCTGATCCTGCGACGGTTTCTGGCAAATGGAGAGACAATTCCAAGATGGCTGAATATCGTTCGCGGGCTGTCGTCAGAGCACTTTGGTCGAGTCAAATACTTCAGCGAGATACGGAGACAACTGGACACCGACCGACCATTCCGGCGCTTCTTCGAACAGGAAACGGCGGATATCCCTCAATACTTTATGGAAAAAATACGTTTGGATCTTGGCGAATTTTGGGATTGGTTGCCGAGCGGCGCAATACAACACGATCCCAATGCTTATCTGCTGTCACAGCCAAAGACAGGACCGGTTTGCAGCCCTGCGGTCCCCGGTCTGGCCTTTGACTGAAGACGGCGTTCCAAAGTTCCCTTCCTGGCTACCGTGTAAAAAGAGGAAAAAAGAAAACCGGCTTTCGGGCCGGTTTTCTTAAAAATCAATCCCGCGCCTGAGTCGACGCAGGTTGCGCTATGTCGCGGTTAGTACGACTTGCGATAGCCTTTACTACCACCCTGGCGGTTGCCGCCCTGGGCGCGCGGTTTCGCTTCGTTGACATTCAACTCGCGACCGTTCAACTCCTGGCCGTTAAGGCCGCTTATGGCAGCGGCGGCTTCGTCCTTAACCGCCATCTCTACAAACGCAAAACCTCTCGGCTTTCCAGTGTATTTGTCCGAAATAATGTTGACGGTTGAAACTTCACCAAAATCCTCAAAGGCCTGGCGTAATTGATCTTCTGTCGTATCGAACGACAAGTTGCCGATGTAGATATTCATCCTACACTCCGTAGTTTTTATCCCAAAGTGAACTGCATTCCAATGGAGTCAGATACCTCAAGATAAATGACATGTTGCGCACGATTGCGCGATTAATCTGAGATTACGCTTTAGCCAAGAGTTGTTGATTAGGACAAGACCATGATTAAAGTCGAACTCAAATCAATAATAACATCTAATTATATACGATTATTCGACGAAAACCTACGATTATTTATGCAAATCCCAATTTATTTTTTTCCCCCCTTTGATGAAATAAGAAAAACCGGCCGTGGTTTTATCGAAATACGCTATAACCCCATCAACCGCAACATATACGCGAATCCGTTTGTCACCTCTTTCT comes from Candidatus Zixiibacteriota bacterium and encodes:
- a CDS encoding RNA-binding protein yields the protein MNIYIGNLSFDTTEDQLRQAFEDFGEVSTVNIISDKYTGKPRGFAFVEMAVKDEAAAAISGLNGQELNGRELNVNEAKPRAQGGNRQGGSKGYRKSY
- a CDS encoding radical SAM protein; the protein is MRKLKIGIIDLVAKAPTRTLWMRVMGANFVSIMPQVIAAWCEGQGHEVTLVTYTGRENLVKELPENVDLVFISSFTEAALLAYALSNLFQSRGAVTALGGPHARCYPQDAQKYFDYVLGFTDENLIMEILRDCTRQQPFGLHLSADHHPVRLPGVRERWKFIERTLRKAPFIKIVPLLSSLGCPYTCDFCIDSTVPYQPLAMDALKEDLRFLLGKFKRPRVAWHDPNFGVRFDQCMTAIEEVVPPGRIDFIAESTLSLLSEARVKRLKHNGFKALLPGIESWFEMGKKSKTGNNTGMDKVKMVADHVNMILRYIPYVQTNHIFGLDGDEGSEPFELTKRFLDLSPGAFPAYSMLSAFGQAAPLNLKFQQANRVLPFPFHFLSNIQMNIKPKNYSWSEFYDHIIDVTKYSYSTRLILRRFLANGETIPRWLNIVRGLSSEHFGRVKYFSEIRRQLDTDRPFRRFFEQETADIPQYFMEKIRLDLGEFWDWLPSGAIQHDPNAYLLSQPKTGPVCSPAVPGLAFD